The Castanea sativa cultivar Marrone di Chiusa Pesio chromosome 11, ASM4071231v1 genome contains a region encoding:
- the LOC142617936 gene encoding metalloendoproteinase 4-MMP-like: MFLSFSNSLISLFFFIFFIFILGSPPCIPARKTPGFTLSNHVTIQSYNSKSFLDASIGSQVIRISEIKKHLHRFGYFHFRDDTFTDNIFDARFQSALTLYQEKLGLPITGKLDTATVSQILTPRCGVPDIHHNKLHGTKHYVYFPGKPRWSRQMPMMLTYAFSTEYMIHNLTISEIRVTFKRAFRKWASVIPVSFTETDDYGFADIKIGFYNGDHGDGEPFDGVLGILAHSFSPESGRFHLDAAETWAVDFQKEKSTVAIDLESVATHEIGHLLGLAHSSVKEAVMYPSLKPRDQKLELTMDDIEGVQALYGSNPNFRFSSMLESDISTNHGVGLRITRSYNEWVTLFLILCLCM, encoded by the coding sequence ATGTTTCTCTCATTCAGCaactctctcatctctctcttcttcttcatcttcttcatcttcatcctcGGCTCGCCGCCATGCATTCCGGCCAGAAAAACACCCGGTTTCACTTTGAGTAATCATGTAACTATACAAAGCTATAACAGCAAAAGCTTTCTTGACGCTTCAATAGGCAGCCAAGTAATCCGCATATCGGAAATCAAAAAACACTTGCATCGTTTCGGTTACTTCCATTTTCGAGACGATACTTTCACTGATAACATTTTCGATGCCCGGTTCCAATCGGCTCTCACACTCTACCAAGAAAAGCTCGGCCTCCCCATTACCGGTAAGCTCGATACCGCCACGGTTTCACAAATACTCACCCCGAGATGCGGCGTGCCCGATATCCACCACAACAAGCTGCATGGGACAAAACATTACGTGTATTTCCCCGGAAAACCTCGGTGGTCTCGCCAAATGCCGATGATGCTCACCTACGCGTTCTCGACGGAGTACATGATCCACAACTTGACCATATCGGAGATAAGGGTCACATTTAAACGCGCATTTCGGAAATGGGCTTCTGTCATTCCCGTGAGTTTCACTGAAACCGATGATTATGGCTTCGCCGACATAAAAATAGGGTTTTACAATGGCGATCACGGCGATGGAGAGCCATTCGATGGGGTTCTCGGGATTTTAGCACACTCGTTTTCGCCTGAAAGTGGTAGGTTTCACCTTGATGCGGCGGAGACATGGGCGGTGGATTTTCAGAAGGAGAAATCGACGGTGGCGATAGATTTGGAATCGGTGGCGACCCATGAGATTGGCCATTTGTTAGGGTTGGCACATAGCTCGGTTAAAGAGGCTGTAATGTACCCTAGTTTGAAGCCTAGGGATCAGAAGTTGGAATTGACAATGGATGATATAGAAGGAGTGCAAGCTTTGTATGGATCAAACCCTAATTTTAGGTTTAGTTCTATGTTAGAGTCTGATATTTCTACAAATCATGGTGTTGGTTTGAGAATTACTAGGTCATATAATGAGTGGGTTACTTTGTTTTTGATTCTTTGTTTGTGCATGTAA
- the LOC142616612 gene encoding uncharacterized protein LOC142616612, translating to MARHDNPSIGFSEEDARHLHHPHDDALVVSIQAGDYNMHRVLVDNGSLADIIYYPAFQYMGIGKERLTPTNAPLIGFGGTRVYPLGVVMLLVTVGDYPQQITKDVAFLVVDCSSTYNIILRRPTFNAWKAVTSTYHLMVKFPTEYGVGELRENQVAARECYVTMMKMDNHL from the coding sequence ATGGCACGACATGATAACCCCAGCATCGGGTTTTCAGAAGAAGATGCACGACACCTTCACCACCCGCATGACGATGCACTCGTCGTCAGCATACAggcaggggactacaacatgcatcgagttttggtggatAACGGAAGCTTAGCAGATATCATCTACTATCCCGCGTTCCAGTACATGGGGATTGGTAAAGAACGACTAACCCCAACAAATGCACCACTTATTGGCTTCGGAGGAACAAGGGTCTACCCTTTGGGCGTGGTCATGTTGCTTGTGACGGTTGGAGATTACCCtcagcaaataaccaaggacGTAGCTTTTCTTGTGGTCGATTGCTCTTCTACTTATAACATCATCCTCAGACGGCCCActttcaatgcatggaaggctgtaACTTCGACCTACCACTTAATGGTCAAATTCCCTACCGAATACGGGGTTGGAGAGCTACGCgaaaatcaggtggctgcacgaGAATGCTACGTTACCATGATGAAAATGGACAACCACCTTTAA